One window of Pseudomonas sp. FP198 genomic DNA carries:
- the tam gene encoding trans-aconitate 2-methyltransferase: MSWSAQQYVAFEQERTRPSRDLLAAIPPVQARQVIDLGCGPGNSTELLVDHFPGATVRGLDSSADMVEAARKRLPGVTFDTADIGRWNESGPFDVIFANAVLQWLPDHATLLPSLVDKLAPGGSLAVQMPDTLHQPSHRLMRDIAASGPWARQLAGAADSRTEVEDASTYYSILKPHCTRVDVWRTTYHHPLAGGASGVVEWFKGSGLRPFLEPLDEAQREDYLQQYLKAIEQAYPALDDGSVLLPFPRVFIVATR; encoded by the coding sequence ATGAGCTGGTCCGCCCAACAGTATGTCGCGTTCGAACAGGAACGCACCCGCCCGTCCCGCGATCTGCTGGCGGCCATCCCGCCGGTACAGGCGCGTCAGGTCATCGACCTGGGCTGCGGCCCCGGCAACTCCACCGAGCTGCTGGTCGATCACTTTCCCGGCGCAACGGTGCGCGGCCTGGACAGTTCCGCCGACATGGTCGAAGCCGCCCGTAAGCGCTTGCCCGGCGTGACATTCGACACCGCCGATATCGGGCGCTGGAACGAAAGCGGCCCCTTCGACGTGATCTTCGCCAACGCCGTGCTGCAATGGCTGCCCGACCACGCCACCCTGCTGCCGTCGCTGGTGGACAAACTCGCCCCTGGCGGCAGCCTGGCCGTCCAGATGCCTGACACCCTGCACCAACCGTCCCATCGCTTGATGCGTGACATCGCCGCCAGCGGCCCCTGGGCCCGCCAACTGGCCGGCGCGGCGGATTCGCGGACCGAGGTCGAGGATGCCAGCACTTATTACTCGATCCTCAAACCCCACTGCACCCGCGTCGATGTGTGGCGCACCACCTATCATCACCCGCTGGCCGGTGGCGCCTCGGGGGTCGTGGAGTGGTTCAAGGGCAGCGGCCTGCGACCGTTCCTCGAGCCGTTGGACGAAGCGCAGCGCGAGGACTATCTGCAGCAATACCTCAAGGCCATCGAACAGGCCTATCCGGCCCTGGACGATGGTTCGGTCCTGCTGCCGTTCCCGAGGGTGTTCATCGTCGCGACACGCTAG
- a CDS encoding cupin-like domain-containing protein, translated as MDLQTILGKLFANAGAVGIDGVFQFVFGPHQAYWSEVKASSHTQAGRHSSPDVTIEIAEKDFLGIMAGLANVEELFASGRLKIGGNMGLATLLPQIIDHARNGSRPTEKVDMNKRYPTPPRFSETLTASLPTQRSVERRPRSELSVRDFQARYLPHGIPLVISDALQDWPLFKLSREESLVHFAQLQGITRHGDYVKKTFSTERDFRSTSMADFIESLDNPVTKGADGEPPAYMGNNILPAQLMELIKYPPYFDPSLFIPPRIWIGPKGTLTPLHRDDTDNLFAQVWGQKTFTLAAPHHREALGTWSTAPQGGLDGCDFNPDAPDYERFPHARDVTFLRVTLEAGDLLFLPEGWFHQVESVSTSLSVNFWVNSGRGW; from the coding sequence GTGGACCTGCAAACCATCCTGGGCAAACTGTTCGCCAACGCCGGCGCCGTTGGTATCGACGGCGTCTTCCAATTCGTGTTCGGCCCGCATCAGGCGTACTGGTCCGAGGTCAAAGCCAGCAGCCACACTCAGGCTGGTCGGCACAGCAGCCCCGACGTGACCATCGAAATCGCGGAAAAGGACTTTCTCGGGATCATGGCCGGCCTGGCCAATGTCGAGGAACTGTTCGCCAGCGGCCGCCTGAAGATCGGTGGCAACATGGGCCTGGCGACGTTGCTGCCGCAGATCATCGATCACGCCCGCAATGGCAGTCGCCCGACGGAAAAGGTCGACATGAACAAGCGCTACCCGACCCCGCCGCGCTTCAGCGAAACCCTCACCGCGAGCCTGCCGACCCAACGCAGCGTCGAGCGGCGACCGCGAAGCGAACTGTCGGTGAGGGATTTCCAGGCACGCTACCTGCCCCATGGCATTCCGCTGGTGATCAGCGACGCGCTGCAGGACTGGCCCTTGTTCAAGCTCAGCCGTGAAGAATCCCTGGTTCATTTTGCCCAGCTGCAAGGCATCACCCGCCACGGCGACTACGTGAAAAAAACCTTTTCCACCGAGCGGGATTTCCGCTCGACCTCCATGGCCGACTTCATCGAGTCCCTCGACAACCCGGTCACCAAGGGTGCGGACGGCGAACCGCCAGCCTACATGGGCAACAACATCTTGCCGGCGCAGCTGATGGAGCTGATCAAATACCCGCCCTATTTCGATCCGTCACTGTTCATTCCGCCGCGCATCTGGATCGGCCCCAAGGGCACCCTCACACCGCTGCACCGCGACGACACCGACAACCTGTTCGCCCAGGTCTGGGGTCAGAAAACCTTCACCCTCGCCGCCCCCCACCACCGCGAGGCCCTGGGCACCTGGTCGACCGCGCCCCAGGGCGGGCTGGACGGTTGCGACTTCAACCCGGACGCGCCGGACTACGAACGTTTCCCCCACGCCCGCGACGTGACATTCCTGCGGGTGACGCTGGAGGCTGGGGATTTGCTGTTTTTGCCGGAGGGCTGGTTTCATCAGGTGGAATCGGTGTCCACTTCGCTGTCAGTGAATTTCTGGGTGAATTCGGGGCGGGGTTGGTAG
- a CDS encoding MFS transporter yields the protein MANPYRELFSAPGSRGFVLAGMIARMPISMTGIGVITMLAQLKGGYGLAGAVAATFALATAFCAPQVSRLVDRFGQGRVLPLAALLGGGALLMLLLCTRLQAPQWTLFLFAALSGCMPSMSAMVRARWTEVYRGQPQLRTAYALESVLDEVCFIVGPPLSVGLCVVAFPEAGPLASVLLLAIGVTAFVLQRGTEPPVHPHQAHHQGSIIGSSDVLLLLLLMIAMGVIVGVVDVVSVAFAQHQGQPAAASIVLSVYAIGSCLAGLAFGALRSKLPLPRLFLYGGVATAVTTLPLLLASNILGLSLAVFVAGLFFAPTLIVAMALVERIVPPARLTEGLTWLVTGLSIGVAIGAAGSGWLVDTYGARSGFWLAIAAGAVVLGAAVQSYRQQK from the coding sequence ATGGCAAATCCTTATCGTGAACTGTTCAGCGCACCTGGCAGCCGTGGCTTCGTGCTGGCGGGAATGATCGCGCGCATGCCGATATCGATGACCGGGATCGGCGTGATCACCATGCTTGCGCAGCTCAAGGGCGGCTACGGATTGGCCGGCGCGGTGGCGGCGACGTTTGCCTTGGCGACGGCGTTCTGCGCGCCGCAGGTGTCGCGGCTGGTCGACCGTTTTGGCCAGGGGAGGGTGTTGCCATTAGCGGCGCTGCTGGGCGGTGGGGCGTTGCTGATGCTGTTGTTGTGCACGCGCTTGCAGGCGCCCCAGTGGACGCTGTTCCTGTTCGCCGCCCTGTCCGGTTGCATGCCCAGCATGTCGGCCATGGTGCGGGCGCGCTGGACCGAGGTGTATCGCGGCCAGCCGCAGCTGCGCACTGCCTATGCGCTGGAGTCAGTGTTGGACGAGGTCTGCTTCATCGTCGGACCGCCGCTGTCGGTGGGGTTGTGCGTGGTGGCGTTCCCGGAAGCGGGGCCGCTGGCCTCGGTGCTGCTGTTGGCGATCGGCGTGACGGCGTTTGTCCTGCAACGCGGCACCGAGCCGCCGGTGCACCCGCATCAGGCGCATCACCAGGGCTCGATCATCGGCTCAAGCGACGTGCTTTTGCTGCTGCTGTTGATGATCGCCATGGGCGTCATCGTCGGGGTAGTGGACGTGGTCAGCGTGGCGTTCGCCCAGCATCAGGGGCAACCGGCGGCGGCGAGCATCGTGCTGTCGGTCTATGCCATCGGCTCGTGCCTGGCCGGCTTGGCGTTCGGCGCGCTGCGTTCGAAGTTGCCTTTGCCGCGATTGTTCCTGTACGGCGGGGTGGCGACGGCGGTAACCACGCTGCCGCTGTTGTTGGCGAGCAATATCCTCGGGCTGTCGCTGGCGGTATTTGTCGCGGGGTTGTTCTTCGCGCCGACGCTGATCGTCGCCATGGCCTTGGTGGAACGCATCGTGCCGCCGGCGCGGCTCACCGAAGGCCTGACCTGGCTGGTGACCGGGCTGAGCATCGGCGTGGCCATCGGCGCGGCCGGCTCGGGTTGGCTGGTGGATACGTATGGCGCGCGCAGTGGTTTCTGGCTGGCGATTGCGGCTGGAGCAGTGGTGCTGGGGGCGGCGGTGCAGAGTTATCGCCAGCAAAAATAA
- a CDS encoding SDR family oxidoreductase has product MQISLARQVALVTGASSGIGAGAARALAAAGAAVVLNYHSSAGPAEDLACEINDSGGRAIAIGADVSKEQDVERLFAQTVDAFGTLDILVANSGLQKDAAAVDMSLDDWNTVIGVNLTGQFLCARAALRIFNRQGIRQGVSRAAGKIIHMSSVHQRIPWAGHVNYAASKGGIDQLMQTLAQETSHQRIRINSIAPGAIRTAINREAMEGDKEQQLLQLIPYGRVGNVEDVANAVVWLASDLSDYVVGTTLFIDGGMSLYPGFRGNG; this is encoded by the coding sequence ATGCAGATTTCTCTTGCCCGACAAGTTGCCCTGGTCACCGGCGCCAGCTCCGGCATTGGCGCAGGTGCGGCCCGGGCGCTGGCGGCGGCCGGTGCCGCCGTGGTGCTCAATTACCATTCCAGCGCAGGCCCGGCCGAAGACCTGGCCTGCGAGATCAACGACAGCGGTGGCCGAGCCATCGCCATTGGTGCCGATGTGTCGAAGGAACAGGACGTCGAGCGGCTATTCGCCCAGACCGTGGACGCGTTCGGCACGCTGGACATCCTGGTCGCCAACTCCGGCCTGCAAAAAGATGCCGCCGCCGTCGACATGAGCCTGGACGACTGGAACACCGTCATCGGCGTCAATCTCACCGGCCAGTTCCTTTGCGCCCGCGCGGCCTTGCGCATTTTCAACCGCCAGGGCATTCGCCAGGGTGTGTCGCGGGCCGCCGGCAAGATCATCCACATGAGTTCGGTGCACCAGCGCATCCCCTGGGCCGGCCACGTCAACTATGCGGCGTCCAAGGGCGGCATTGATCAGCTCATGCAGACCCTGGCCCAGGAAACCAGTCACCAGCGCATCCGCATCAACAGCATCGCTCCCGGCGCCATCCGCACGGCCATCAACCGTGAAGCCATGGAGGGCGACAAGGAACAGCAGCTGTTGCAGCTGATCCCCTACGGCCGGGTCGGCAATGTGGAGGATGTCGCCAACGCGGTGGTCTGGCTGGCGTCGGACCTGTCCGATTATGTGGTGGGCACCACGCTGTTCATCGATGGCGGGATGAGCCTCTATCCGGGGTTCCGCGGCAATGGCTGA
- a CDS encoding glycoside hydrolase family 15 protein: MADHDEPQSPIENHGIIGDMRTAALVNDRGSVDFFCWPEFDSPSIFCSLLDTPEAGIFQLAPDLPDARRQQIYLPDTNVLQTRWLSDGVVVEITDLLPIGDSEDDLPVLLRRVRMTVGSATFRMRCAVRHDYSRAATTARQDGDHVIFEAPQQPSLRLCADQPMTLDGQAAVAEFTLGQGQTAEFLLGGIDDPRLMDDTSALCLERTLAFWRGWIGQSNYRGRWREMVNRSALALKLLTSRKQGAILAAATFGLPETRGGERNWDYRYTWIRDASFTVYAFMRLGFVDEANAYMRWLRGRVSDCREQPTKLNILYGLDGRLELPETELTHLSGYGNARPVRIGNLAYQQVQLDIFGELMDAVYLVNKYGEAISHQGWKHTVDVVDQVCEIWRDKDVGIWEMRGEEQHFLHSRLMCWVAVDRAIRLASKRSLPAPFARWDETRQAIYEDIWTNFWNDEHQHFVQRLGSTALDGSMLLMPLVRFVSARDPRWLSTLDAIEKDLVRDGMVYRYRTDDGSIDGLSGTEGSFVACSFWYVECLARAGRVEKAQLEFEQLLRYANPLGLYAEEFDSHGYHLGNLPQALSHLALISAASFLDRKLSGEKNHWQP; this comes from the coding sequence ATGGCTGATCATGACGAACCGCAGAGCCCGATCGAGAACCACGGCATCATCGGTGACATGCGCACAGCGGCGCTGGTCAACGATCGGGGCAGCGTGGATTTTTTCTGCTGGCCGGAATTCGACAGCCCGTCGATCTTCTGCTCGCTGCTCGACACCCCTGAAGCGGGCATCTTCCAGCTTGCTCCGGATTTGCCGGATGCCCGTCGCCAGCAAATCTACCTGCCCGACACCAATGTCCTGCAGACCCGCTGGCTGAGCGATGGCGTGGTGGTGGAGATCACCGATCTGCTGCCCATTGGCGACAGCGAGGATGATCTGCCGGTCTTGCTGCGCCGGGTGCGCATGACGGTCGGCAGCGCGACGTTTCGCATGCGCTGCGCGGTGCGCCATGATTATTCACGCGCCGCGACTACCGCGCGCCAGGACGGCGACCACGTCATCTTCGAGGCCCCGCAGCAACCGAGCCTGCGCCTGTGCGCCGACCAGCCCATGACCCTGGATGGCCAGGCGGCGGTGGCCGAGTTCACCCTGGGCCAAGGCCAGACCGCCGAATTTCTCCTGGGGGGCATCGACGACCCGCGCCTGATGGACGACACCAGTGCCCTGTGCCTGGAACGAACCCTGGCGTTCTGGCGCGGCTGGATCGGCCAATCCAACTACCGTGGTCGCTGGCGGGAAATGGTCAACCGCTCGGCGTTGGCGCTGAAGCTGCTGACCTCGCGCAAACAGGGCGCGATCCTCGCCGCCGCCACCTTCGGCCTGCCGGAAACACGCGGCGGCGAACGCAACTGGGATTACCGCTACACCTGGATCCGCGACGCCTCGTTCACCGTCTACGCGTTCATGCGCCTGGGCTTTGTCGACGAAGCCAACGCCTATATGCGCTGGCTGCGCGGCCGGGTCAGCGACTGCCGCGAACAACCGACCAAGCTCAACATTCTTTACGGCCTGGACGGCCGGCTCGAGCTCCCGGAAACCGAGCTGACTCACCTGAGCGGCTACGGCAACGCGCGACCGGTGCGCATCGGCAACCTCGCCTACCAGCAGGTGCAATTGGACATCTTCGGCGAGTTGATGGATGCGGTGTACCTGGTCAACAAATACGGCGAAGCCATCTCCCACCAAGGCTGGAAACACACGGTCGATGTGGTCGACCAGGTGTGCGAAATCTGGCGGGACAAGGACGTCGGCATCTGGGAAATGCGCGGCGAGGAGCAACATTTCCTGCATTCGCGGCTGATGTGCTGGGTGGCGGTGGACCGGGCCATCCGCCTGGCGAGCAAACGTTCGCTGCCCGCACCGTTCGCCCGTTGGGACGAGACCCGCCAGGCCATCTATGAAGACATCTGGACGAATTTCTGGAACGACGAACACCAGCATTTCGTCCAGCGCCTGGGCAGCACCGCCCTTGACGGCTCGATGCTGTTGATGCCGCTGGTGCGCTTCGTCAGTGCCCGCGACCCGCGTTGGTTGTCGACGCTGGACGCCATCGAGAAAGATCTGGTGCGCGACGGCATGGTCTATCGCTACCGCACCGACGACGGCTCCATCGACGGCCTCAGCGGCACCGAAGGTTCATTCGTCGCCTGCTCGTTCTGGTACGTCGAATGCCTGGCCCGCGCCGGCCGCGTGGAAAAAGCCCAACTGGAATTCGAACAGCTGCTGCGCTACGCCAATCCGCTGGGGCTGTATGCCGAGGAATTCGACAGCCATGGTTATCACCTGGGCAACCTGCCCCAGGCCTTGAGCCATCTGGCGCTGATCAGCGCGGCAAGTTTCCTGGACCGCAAGTTGAGCGGGGAGAAAAATCATTGGCAGCCGTGA
- a CDS encoding DUF6124 family protein, producing MVKITPNPPEKAENLSGHTKPDTQDGQIFSVVADINTESILTTLSETLASANAMASDLAFDLEGSRRHVALGLQQLIELGILLANRALDNIQLAQPPR from the coding sequence ATGGTCAAGATCACCCCCAATCCCCCAGAAAAAGCCGAAAACCTGTCCGGCCATACCAAGCCCGACACCCAGGACGGCCAGATATTTTCCGTCGTTGCGGACATCAACACCGAATCCATACTGACCACCCTCAGCGAAACCCTGGCCTCGGCCAACGCCATGGCCAGCGATCTGGCGTTCGATCTGGAAGGCTCCCGCCGGCATGTGGCGCTGGGGCTTCAGCAGTTGATCGAGTTGGGAATACTGCTCGCCAATAGAGCGCTGGATAACATCCAACTGGCGCAGCCACCGCGTTAG
- a CDS encoding alpha/beta fold hydrolase, whose protein sequence is MTSAPKINFAVTPLLRIAYEEHGPASGEPIILLHGFPYAPRAFDEVAPPLAQRGYRVIVPYLRGYGPTRFNNPAIARSGQQAALAQDLLDLMHTLDIPQAALCGYDWGGRAACIVAALWPERVRCLVTGDGYNLQNIPRSTQPLDPETEYRLWYQYYFHTDRGVEGLKQNRRELCQLLWRLWSPTWARGAELYPLSAPSFDNPDFVEVVIHSYRHRFMYAPGDPTLEWMEEQLAAQPAISVPSISLCGADDGVGPAPEHDEDAVHFTGRYERRVLAGVGHNIPQEAPEATLKALLDLLEG, encoded by the coding sequence ATGACATCTGCGCCCAAGATCAATTTCGCGGTAACGCCGCTGCTGCGCATCGCCTATGAAGAACACGGCCCCGCCAGCGGCGAGCCGATTATCCTGCTGCACGGTTTTCCCTACGCCCCGCGCGCCTTTGACGAGGTTGCGCCGCCCTTGGCCCAACGCGGTTATCGAGTCATCGTGCCGTACCTGCGCGGCTACGGCCCGACCCGGTTCAACAATCCCGCGATTGCCCGCTCCGGCCAGCAAGCGGCACTGGCCCAGGACCTGCTGGACCTGATGCACACACTCGACATTCCCCAGGCAGCGCTGTGCGGTTATGACTGGGGTGGCCGCGCCGCGTGCATTGTCGCCGCATTGTGGCCTGAGCGCGTTCGCTGCCTGGTCACCGGCGATGGCTACAACCTGCAGAATATTCCTCGATCGACCCAGCCACTGGACCCGGAAACCGAATACCGCTTGTGGTATCAGTATTACTTCCACACCGACCGAGGCGTCGAAGGCCTGAAGCAGAACCGACGCGAGCTGTGCCAATTGCTCTGGCGCCTGTGGTCGCCGACCTGGGCGCGCGGTGCGGAGCTGTATCCGCTGAGCGCGCCTTCGTTTGATAACCCGGATTTTGTCGAGGTGGTGATTCATTCCTATCGCCATCGCTTCATGTACGCGCCGGGAGATCCGACGCTTGAATGGATGGAGGAACAGTTGGCGGCGCAACCGGCCATCAGCGTGCCGAGCATTTCCCTGTGCGGTGCCGATGACGGCGTGGGACCTGCGCCCGAGCACGACGAAGATGCCGTGCATTTCACCGGACGCTACGAGCGCCGCGTGCTGGCCGGCGTCGGCCATAACATTCCTCAGGAAGCACCTGAAGCCACGCTCAAGGCATTGCTGGATTTGCTTGAGGGCTGA
- a CDS encoding GlxA family transcriptional regulator, which produces MPNTAKTVHVLAFANVQVLDVTGPLQVFASANDLARGQGLPGPYAPTVIAAVGGAVMSSAGLALMAEPLPSEGSDTLLIAGGWGVYEAAKDPALVAWVKDQGARSRRVASVCTGAFLLAASGWLDGRRVATHWTRCEQLARQHPELQVEPNPIFIKDGSVWTSAGVTAGIDLALALVEEDLGRAMALEVARHLVVFLKRPGGQSQFSATLALQEQGGRFDKLHAWIAENLTRDLGLSSLAAEAGMSERSFVRHYRAETGQTPARAVELIRVETARRLLCDSAVPIKRVALQCGFGSEETLRRSFLRGMGVTPQAYRERFALSPQANPAMP; this is translated from the coding sequence ATGCCAAACACAGCAAAAACCGTTCATGTGCTGGCCTTCGCCAACGTACAAGTGCTGGATGTCACCGGGCCTCTGCAGGTCTTCGCCTCGGCCAATGATCTGGCCCGCGGGCAAGGCTTGCCGGGGCCGTATGCGCCGACTGTCATTGCTGCGGTTGGCGGGGCGGTGATGTCGTCGGCGGGGTTGGCGCTGATGGCCGAACCACTGCCCAGCGAGGGCAGTGACACCTTGTTGATTGCCGGCGGTTGGGGCGTGTATGAAGCCGCGAAAGATCCTGCACTGGTGGCCTGGGTCAAGGACCAGGGAGCGCGTTCGCGAAGGGTCGCATCGGTGTGTACCGGGGCGTTTCTGCTGGCGGCCAGTGGCTGGCTGGACGGACGCCGGGTGGCGACCCATTGGACCCGTTGTGAACAACTTGCCCGGCAACATCCAGAACTGCAGGTCGAACCCAATCCGATTTTCATCAAGGATGGTTCGGTTTGGACCTCGGCTGGCGTCACGGCCGGCATCGACCTGGCGTTGGCGCTGGTCGAAGAGGACCTTGGCCGGGCGATGGCGCTGGAGGTTGCGCGGCATCTGGTGGTGTTCCTCAAGCGCCCCGGGGGACAGTCGCAGTTCAGCGCTACCTTGGCGTTACAGGAGCAGGGTGGTCGCTTCGATAAACTGCACGCCTGGATCGCCGAAAACCTCACCCGCGACCTGGGCTTGTCGAGCCTGGCCGCCGAGGCCGGTATGAGCGAGCGCAGTTTTGTCCGTCATTACCGCGCCGAGACCGGCCAGACCCCGGCCCGCGCGGTGGAACTGATCCGCGTGGAAACTGCCCGGCGCCTGCTTTGCGACAGTGCGGTGCCGATCAAGCGCGTCGCCCTGCAATGCGGCTTCGGCAGCGAAGAAACGTTGCGTCGCAGCTTTCTGCGGGGCATGGGCGTGACGCCCCAGGCGTATCGCGAGCGGTTTGCGCTCAGCCCTCAAGCAAATCCAGCAATGCCTTGA
- the inhA gene encoding isonitrile hydratase: MTLQIGFLLFPQVQQLDLTGPFDVLASLPDVKVHLIWKDLAPVTSSTGLVLLPTTTFEDCPKLDVICVPGGSGVGPLMEDEQTLAFIKRQATHAKYITSVCTGALVLGAAGLLRGKRATTHWAFHSLLQPLGATPVKDRVVRDGNLLTGGGITAGIDFALTLAAELFDQDTAELVQLQLEYAPAPPFAAGSPDTAPTLVLEEANRRSAESFRVRSQITQRAAARLESA, from the coding sequence ATGACGTTGCAGATCGGTTTTCTGTTATTCCCCCAGGTTCAGCAGTTGGACCTCACCGGGCCTTTTGACGTGCTGGCTTCGCTGCCAGATGTGAAAGTGCATCTGATCTGGAAAGACCTGGCGCCGGTTACCTCCAGCACGGGCTTGGTCCTGCTGCCAACCACCACCTTCGAGGACTGTCCGAAGCTCGACGTCATTTGTGTCCCCGGTGGTAGCGGCGTCGGTCCGTTGATGGAAGACGAGCAGACCCTGGCCTTCATCAAGCGCCAGGCCACTCATGCCAAATACATCACCTCGGTGTGCACCGGTGCGCTGGTACTCGGCGCGGCGGGATTGTTGCGCGGCAAGCGCGCCACCACCCACTGGGCCTTCCACAGTTTGTTGCAGCCGCTGGGGGCGACGCCGGTCAAGGACCGTGTGGTCCGCGACGGCAACCTGCTTACCGGTGGCGGCATCACCGCGGGAATCGATTTTGCCTTGACCCTGGCGGCCGAGCTGTTCGACCAGGACACCGCCGAGCTGGTCCAACTGCAGCTTGAATACGCACCGGCTCCGCCGTTCGCCGCAGGTTCCCCGGACACCGCGCCGACGCTGGTGCTCGAAGAGGCCAACCGGCGTTCGGCGGAATCGTTCCGCGTGCGCTCGCAGATCACCCAGCGGGCTGCGGCACGCTTGGAATCAGCGTAG
- a CDS encoding Atu4866 domain-containing protein has protein sequence MRKAFGVQDKFVGLWVTADGVIRHRLLPGGRYDEARGTRESAYEGDYWLQDDHIEYHDDTGFTADGDFRDGVLYHAGMVLYRRKE, from the coding sequence ATGAGAAAGGCATTTGGAGTTCAGGACAAATTTGTCGGCCTGTGGGTGACGGCCGATGGCGTGATTCGCCATCGGTTGCTTCCGGGCGGGCGCTACGACGAAGCACGTGGCACTCGCGAGAGTGCCTACGAGGGCGACTATTGGCTGCAGGACGACCATATCGAATACCACGACGATACGGGTTTCACCGCCGACGGTGATTTTCGCGATGGCGTGCTGTATCACGCCGGAATGGTCCTGTATCGCCGGAAAGAGTAG
- a CDS encoding SDR family oxidoreductase: MSDIQNKVVVITGASSGIGEAAARLLAARGACVVLGARRVERLQALVEELEAAGHRAACKAVDVTRRDDVQSLIDFAVEKFGRLDVIINNAGVMPLSKLEALKVEEWDRMIDVNIRGVLHGIAAGLPLMQRQRSGQFINIASIGAYTVSPTAAVYCATKFAVRAISEGLRQEVGGDVRVTVISPGVTESELAESISDEGGRAEMREFRRIAIPAEAIARAIAYAIEQPADVDVSELVVRPTASPF; the protein is encoded by the coding sequence ATGTCCGATATTCAAAACAAAGTAGTGGTCATCACTGGCGCCAGCAGCGGGATTGGTGAGGCGGCAGCACGATTGTTGGCGGCCCGCGGGGCTTGCGTGGTGCTTGGCGCCCGGCGCGTGGAGCGCTTGCAAGCGCTGGTGGAGGAACTTGAAGCCGCCGGCCACCGCGCTGCCTGCAAAGCCGTGGACGTGACCCGTCGCGACGACGTCCAGAGCCTGATCGATTTCGCCGTCGAGAAATTCGGCCGGCTCGACGTGATCATCAATAACGCCGGCGTCATGCCGCTCTCCAAGCTTGAAGCGCTGAAGGTCGAGGAATGGGACCGCATGATCGACGTCAACATCCGTGGCGTGCTCCACGGCATCGCCGCCGGGCTGCCGTTGATGCAGCGCCAGCGCAGCGGACAGTTCATCAACATCGCCTCCATCGGTGCGTACACCGTCAGCCCGACTGCCGCTGTGTACTGCGCGACCAAGTTTGCCGTACGGGCAATTTCCGAAGGTCTGCGCCAGGAGGTGGGTGGGGATGTCCGCGTGACGGTGATTTCCCCTGGCGTGACCGAATCGGAACTGGCCGAAAGCATTTCCGACGAAGGCGGACGGGCCGAGATGCGCGAGTTCCGCAGGATTGCCATTCCCGCCGAGGCCATCGCTCGGGCAATTGCCTATGCGATCGAGCAACCGGCGGACGTGGACGTCAGCGAACTGGTGGTGCGGCCGACGGCCAGCCCTTTCTAA